The Tenrec ecaudatus isolate mTenEca1 chromosome 13, mTenEca1.hap1, whole genome shotgun sequence genome segment GCTCCGGCAAAAGCCCCGACCTGGTCTCCTTCGTCCAGACGCTGTGCAAGGGCTTATCCCAGCCCACCACCAACCTGGTGGCGGGCTGCCTGCAGCTCAACCCTCGGACTTTCCTGCCGGAGCAGAGCCAGGACATGCCCCCGCACCTGCCCACGGCCAGCGCTTCCTTTCCCGTGCCCCCCTACTCCTACCAGTCCCCGGGGCTGCCCAGCCCGCCCTACGGCACCATGGACAGCTCCCATGTCTTCCACGTCAAGCCGCCGCCGCACGCCTACAGCGCCGCGCTGGAGCCCTTTTTCGAAAGCCCGCTGACGGATTGCACCAGCCCTTCTTTCGACGGACCGCTCAGCCCGCCGCTAAGCATCAACGGCAACTTCTCTTTCAAACATGAACCGTCCGCCGAATTTGAGAAAAATTATGCCTTTACCATGCACTATCCTACAGCATCCCTGGCAGGGGCCCAAAGCCACGGATCAATCTTCTCGGGCGCCGCTGCCCCTCGCTGCGAGATCCCCATAGACAACATGATGCCCTTTGATAGCCATTCTCATCATGAGCGAGTCATGAGTGCCCAGCTCAATGCCATCTTTCACGACTAGCCCCTTGGCAGCGGCCCATCGGTTCCATCATCCCCGGGAAACGAACCCACTGAgctcactcacagtgactgtcGTGTTTACAAAAGGCAGCTCTTTGGGTATACTACTGCTGCAAAGTGCAAATACTCCAAGTTCCAAGTGATATGTGTATTTATTGTCGTTACTGCCTTTGGAAGAAACAGGGGATCAAAGTTCCTGTTCACCTTATGTATTATTTTCTATAGCTcttctattttaaaaacataggacagtaaagttaaaaaaaatctgcacCACAAATTTGGTGCAGCTGTATTCAGATCATATTAATTATCTGATCGGGATAACAAAATCACAAGCAATAATTAGGATCTATGCAATTTTTAAACTAGTAATGggccaatttaaaaaatatataaatatatatttttcaaccaGCATTTTACTACTTGTTACCTTTCCCATGCTGAATTATTTTGTTGTGATTTTGTACagaatttttaatgactttttataATGTGGATTTCCTATTTTAAAACCATGCAGCTTCATCAATTTTTATACATATCAGAAAAGTAGAATTATATCTAATTTATACAAAATAATTTAACTAATTTAAACCAGCAGAAAAGTGCTTAGAAAGTTATTGTGTTGCCTTAGCACTTCTTTCCTCTCTAAttgtaaaaagatttaaaaaatgcaCAATTTGAGCAATCCATTTCACTTTAAAGTCTCTCCCTTCCTTTAAACCCAGATTCCTAGCTCTCAAAAGGATGAAAAAAAGCAAGACATCTTGATCTCTATTAAAGCATATCAATTTTCAACACATTACTTGCATAAGCTTATATATACACATTATAAACAAATGCCAACATACCCTTCTTTAAATCAAAAGCTGCTTGACTATCACATACAATTTGCACTGTTGCTTTTAAGTATTTTACTCCTTTGCATTCCATGATTTTACAGAGAATCTGAAGCTATTGATATTTCCAGAAATTATAAATGCATGATTTTATACATAGTCACACAAATGGTGGTTTGTCATATATTCACGTAATGAATCTGAGCCTAAATCTAATCAGGTTGTCAATGTTGGTATTTATACCTATTGTAGTCAATTAGTACAGTAGCTTAAATAAACTTAAACCATTTGATTCATAATTAGAACAATAGCTATTGCATGTAAAATGCAGTCCAGAATAAGTGCTGTTTCAGATGTGATGCTGGTACCACTGAATTCGACCTGTACTGTAATCTTGTTTGTAACCCTGTATATTATGGTGTAATGCACAATTTAGAAAACACTCATCCAGTTGCAATAAAATAGTATTGAAAATCTGAGAAATTGTTGCCTTTTTCTTGAAATCATTTCTCTGAGTGTAAGTAATTCCCCATGAGAGTTGGGAGGGTAAGATACTTTATTGGCTTAATTTAGAACCGTACTAAACAATTGGCAAAGTGTTTCAAAGTTTACCTCCATAGACCCTCTAAGCCGTTTATTTTTCTTAGGGAGTCAAGTTCTTGTAGATGATCAAAGTACCTGTTATTTCCTTATTCGGGACGTGAAATCAGAGGGTGGCAGAAAGAGttaagtttttatttttctttgtcgtCAGAGGCTTCACCTGTAGGTGCCTGACTCCCATTTTGGAAATGCCCAGATGGCTTCTgttctttctctttctaaagagaaTTTCATGATTCAGTTGGTGATTAACATGAAAGACACACATACCGTAAGTTTAGATTGtctacacatttaaaaaaaatgatttttatgcCACTTCCTTGGTGCGCCGCTGCTTGTTTATTTCCTTGAATTAAACAGGTCTTGCACACCAACATTGTCCTACAGAGAAACGTGGACACTTTTACtgaagcaggggtggggggtggattgATTTAAAGAACTGAAGAAGTATTTTATAATTGTTCCAGAAACTTCTTGTGATGATTTAAAATCCTATTTCCTGGGAAGTAAAAAAGAGAATGACTCATTTGTACGGAAGAACAAATGATATGCTGCATCATAAACTTCAGCAAGGTATCATTGTTTTCCCTCTCTCATTGTACATCCTTCGGTTTATTTGTGAATCTAAAAATCCTCCAGGGGAAAAAAATTCAGGTGAATGTCTGTTTATAAGTCAActtgggagagagagacagacacagagagtTTGGCATTTCTCTTTCCCCTAGATGTACTGACTGACAGGAAGGATTCCTGGGGAATATCACtttggcactggtgtcctggcTCTACCTGGTGCTCTGATTACTGTCATTAGTGACTCCATTGTTTCGCCTTGGATTCAGATGCTACACTGGACGACTACCTCCCTTTCCAAGCTTGTTCCTTTAATCTCCTTCTCATTGGTGATTTAGGGGTTCCAGAAAGCTGACCTCATTTAGCAAGCTGTTCCAGAAAAATGTGAGTTATCTAATGGACAGGAACAATTAGCCACACTAATAACATTGCCAATGGGGCTGCATCAGGCTGTGGCAGCGGCAGAAAGGAATAGCTCAACATGAGAGCGAGAGTTTGCGTGCACTTTAAAATATATCATCTTAACATGTTTTCCATCAGCCTTCATCACATGAGAAAAAACACTGACATGAGTCTCAACCTTATCCAAAATGTAGCGATCTCACTTCAAGTGAATCAGAGTTGCTAGTTGGGAAACAAGCTGTTGCTTCTTATACTCAGAATTGCTCTCACTGTTTTTCCTTTTAAGAGACGCTCT includes the following:
- the NEUROD1 gene encoding neurogenic differentiation factor 1; its protein translation is MTKSYSESGLMGEPQPQGPPSWTDECLSSQDEEHEADKKEDDLEAMQAEEDSLRNGGEEEDEDEDLDEEEEEEEEDDDQKPKRRGPKKKKMTKARLERFKLRRMKANARERNRMHGLNAALDNLRKVVPCYSKTQKLSKIETLRLAKNYIWALSEILRSGKSPDLVSFVQTLCKGLSQPTTNLVAGCLQLNPRTFLPEQSQDMPPHLPTASASFPVPPYSYQSPGLPSPPYGTMDSSHVFHVKPPPHAYSAALEPFFESPLTDCTSPSFDGPLSPPLSINGNFSFKHEPSAEFEKNYAFTMHYPTASLAGAQSHGSIFSGAAAPRCEIPIDNMMPFDSHSHHERVMSAQLNAIFHD